A DNA window from Rhizobium jaguaris contains the following coding sequences:
- the choV gene encoding choline ABC transporter ATP-binding protein has translation MTTAVGFKNVSIIFGDRPEAALKLADAGKSRDEISKMTGLVLGVANATLEIEEGEILVLMGLSGSGKSTLLRAVNGLAPVVRGDVLVNSKTGPVNPYSCSPKALRNLRMHTVSMVFQQFALLPWRTVADNVGFGLELAGVTEAERKKRVDEQLQLVNLTQWANRRVNELSGGMQQRVGLARAFATGAPILLMDEPFSALDPLIRTRLQDELLEFQRRLKRTILFVSHDLDEAFRIGNRIAIMESGRIIQCGTPQEIVKNPADQYVADFVQHMNPISMLTARDVMQRGLGHTATGGSVTATATATTPLIDILDALTRQPGNIGVVDNGAIIGTISAQDVVAGLTSHRRKE, from the coding sequence ATGACCACCGCCGTCGGCTTCAAAAATGTCAGCATCATCTTCGGCGACCGCCCCGAGGCAGCACTCAAGCTCGCCGACGCGGGCAAGTCCCGCGATGAGATCAGCAAGATGACCGGCCTGGTGCTCGGCGTCGCCAATGCCACCCTTGAGATCGAGGAAGGCGAAATCCTCGTGCTCATGGGCTTGTCCGGCTCCGGCAAGTCGACGCTGCTGCGTGCCGTCAACGGATTGGCGCCAGTGGTGCGCGGCGATGTCCTCGTCAACAGCAAAACCGGGCCGGTCAACCCCTATAGCTGCAGCCCCAAGGCGCTGCGAAACCTGCGCATGCACACCGTCTCCATGGTCTTCCAGCAGTTCGCACTGCTGCCCTGGCGCACCGTCGCCGACAATGTCGGCTTCGGATTGGAGCTTGCCGGCGTGACGGAAGCCGAGCGCAAGAAACGCGTCGACGAACAATTGCAACTCGTCAACCTGACGCAATGGGCCAACCGGAGGGTCAACGAACTCTCCGGCGGCATGCAGCAGCGCGTCGGTCTCGCCCGCGCCTTTGCCACGGGCGCACCGATCTTGCTCATGGACGAGCCGTTCTCGGCGCTCGATCCGCTGATCCGCACCCGCCTGCAGGATGAGCTTCTGGAATTCCAGCGCCGCCTGAAGCGGACGATCCTCTTCGTCAGCCACGATCTCGACGAGGCCTTCCGCATTGGCAACCGCATCGCCATCATGGAGAGCGGACGCATCATCCAGTGCGGCACACCGCAGGAAATCGTCAAAAATCCCGCCGATCAATATGTTGCCGACTTCGTGCAGCACATGAACCCGATCAGCATGCTGACCGCTCGCGACGTCATGCAGCGGGGCCTCGGCCACACCGCAACAGGCGGCTCGGTCACTGCGACAGCAACTGCCACGACGCCGCTCATCGATATTCTCGACGCACTGACACGTCAGCCGGGCAACATCGGCGTCGTCGACAACGGCGCGATTATCGGGACGATTTCCGCGCAGGATGTCGTGGCCGGCCTCACCAGCCACCGGCGGAAGGAATAG
- a CDS encoding HugZ family protein: MNDKPSVLRETDDEARRQARILLRSARYAALAVIDPETGFPSVSRVLTGTDIDGVPVILVSGLSAHTKALSKDPRASALFGEPGKGDPLAHPRLSVQCSAERVDHGNRLHGRIRSRFLARHPKAKLYADFSDFCFFRLVPLAASLNGGFGKAYILPGDDLMILSAANEVLAEQADATVRELLAHYPDIVTTIVGRLRGSGGKNWRICGLDMAGIDLIWGDEALRWEFNPPLGELSDAHTYISKIAYSIP, encoded by the coding sequence ATGAACGACAAGCCATCCGTGCTGCGGGAAACCGATGACGAGGCACGCAGGCAGGCACGCATCTTGCTGCGCTCCGCCCGCTATGCGGCCCTCGCCGTCATCGATCCGGAGACCGGCTTCCCATCCGTCAGCCGCGTGTTGACCGGTACGGATATCGACGGCGTACCGGTCATTCTGGTCTCCGGCCTTTCAGCTCATACCAAGGCATTGTCGAAAGACCCGCGCGCTTCAGCCCTCTTCGGCGAGCCCGGCAAGGGCGATCCGCTCGCCCATCCACGCCTCAGTGTTCAATGCAGCGCCGAGCGTGTCGATCACGGAAACCGTCTGCACGGACGCATTCGTTCACGTTTTCTTGCCCGCCATCCCAAGGCGAAGCTCTATGCCGACTTTTCGGATTTCTGCTTTTTCCGCCTCGTACCGCTTGCCGCCAGCCTGAATGGTGGTTTCGGAAAGGCCTATATTTTGCCGGGTGACGATCTGATGATTCTTTCGGCAGCGAACGAGGTGCTTGCCGAACAGGCAGATGCGACAGTGCGAGAATTACTAGCCCACTACCCAGATATCGTCACAACCATTGTGGGTAGACTGAGGGGCTCCGGTGGCAAAAATTGGCGTATTTGTGGCTTAGATATGGCAGGAATCGACCTAATTTGGGGAGATGAGGCCCTGAGATGGGAATTCAACCCGCCTTTAGGGGAGCTGTCGGACGCTCATACATACATATCTAAAATAGCATACTCGATACCTTAA
- a CDS encoding alpha/beta hydrolase family protein, whose translation MTRLSFILAAFLCLAASLAHAAGFQFIEVPGSGPLQPLEGAVWYPCAQSANEVKLGPFIMSVAKDCPITGKRLPLVIISHGRGGAFFDHHDTAEILANAGFIVVAINHPGDNAMDKSRTDEFSVFVDRPADIRRAIDFVLGPWPDSASVDAARIGIFGFSRGGYTGLVAIGANPFFGKRLRLCEGKDSAPCDQVHKGELPELAHDPRIKAAVIADPLSIFFTEESFKKVTVPVQLWASEQGGGGVTPESVLGVANQLPSKPDFHVVPNSQHFAFLAPCPAELTKIAPEVCTDGPGFDRTAFHKEFDAEVLAFFRKYLASTQ comes from the coding sequence ATGACCCGCCTGAGCTTCATCCTTGCCGCTTTCCTTTGTCTTGCGGCCTCACTGGCGCATGCAGCCGGCTTCCAATTCATCGAGGTGCCGGGCAGCGGGCCACTTCAGCCACTGGAAGGGGCGGTCTGGTATCCGTGCGCTCAGTCGGCAAACGAAGTGAAACTTGGCCCCTTCATCATGTCCGTCGCCAAGGATTGCCCGATTACGGGCAAGAGACTGCCGCTTGTCATCATCTCGCATGGCAGGGGCGGCGCCTTCTTCGATCATCATGATACGGCTGAGATCTTGGCGAATGCCGGCTTCATCGTCGTCGCCATCAACCATCCCGGCGACAATGCGATGGACAAGAGCCGTACCGACGAATTCTCGGTCTTTGTGGATCGCCCAGCGGACATCAGGCGGGCGATCGACTTCGTGCTCGGCCCATGGCCTGATTCCGCAAGCGTCGATGCCGCCCGCATCGGCATTTTCGGCTTTTCACGCGGGGGCTACACCGGTCTCGTCGCTATAGGCGCCAACCCGTTTTTCGGCAAGCGCTTGAGGCTATGTGAAGGCAAGGACAGCGCGCCCTGCGATCAGGTTCACAAAGGAGAGCTCCCTGAACTCGCCCACGACCCACGCATCAAGGCTGCAGTGATCGCCGACCCGCTCAGCATCTTCTTCACGGAGGAGAGTTTCAAAAAGGTAACGGTGCCAGTGCAGCTATGGGCCTCCGAACAGGGCGGCGGCGGCGTGACGCCGGAGAGCGTCTTGGGCGTAGCCAACCAGTTGCCGTCAAAACCGGATTTTCACGTGGTGCCCAATTCCCAGCATTTCGCCTTTCTCGCCCCTTGTCCGGCGGAATTGACAAAGATCGCGCCCGAAGTCTGCACCGACGGACCGGGCTTCGACCGAACGGCGTTTCACAAGGAATTTGATGCTGAAGTACTTGCATTTTTTCGCAAATATCTCGCGAGCACGCAATAA
- a CDS encoding aspartate aminotransferase family protein has protein sequence MSDRLNATPNDLRAFWMPFTANRQFKKEPRLFVGAKDMYYTTHDGRQVLDGTAGLWCVNAGHCRPKITEAIRQQAGELDYAPAFQLGHPKAFELANRLVDIASEGMDHVLYTNSGSESVETALKVALAYHRVKGNGSRFRLIGRERGYHGVNFGGISVGGIVSNRKMFGTLLTGVDHMPHTHVPGKNAFTRGEPEHGGDIASELERIVTLHDPSTIAAVIVEPVAGSTGVLIPPKGYLQKLREICTKHGILLIFDEVITGFGRLGTPFAAQYYDVKPDMITTAKGLTNGVIPMGAVFVTSEIHDAFMQGPEHMIEFFHGYTYSGNPIASAAALATLDTYKEEGLLTRAAELSDYWADALHSLKDCPNVIDIRNTGLIGAIELDPIAGEPTKRAFTAFLKAYEKGLLIRTTGDIIALSPPLIIEKHHIDELFGKLRDILQNNI, from the coding sequence ATGTCCGACCGTTTGAATGCCACCCCCAACGATCTGCGCGCATTTTGGATGCCGTTTACCGCCAATCGCCAGTTCAAGAAGGAACCGCGCCTCTTCGTCGGCGCTAAGGATATGTATTATACCACCCATGACGGGCGGCAGGTACTGGACGGAACGGCAGGCCTGTGGTGCGTGAATGCCGGCCACTGCCGGCCGAAGATCACTGAGGCCATTCGCCAGCAGGCGGGCGAACTCGACTATGCACCGGCCTTTCAGCTCGGCCATCCCAAGGCCTTCGAGCTGGCGAACCGGCTGGTGGATATCGCGTCCGAAGGCATGGACCATGTTCTTTATACCAATTCGGGTTCTGAATCGGTCGAGACCGCACTCAAGGTGGCGCTTGCCTATCATCGCGTGAAGGGCAACGGCTCGCGCTTCCGCCTCATCGGCCGCGAGCGCGGCTATCACGGCGTCAACTTCGGTGGCATCTCCGTCGGCGGCATCGTCTCCAACCGTAAGATGTTTGGTACGCTGCTCACCGGCGTCGACCATATGCCCCACACGCATGTTCCCGGCAAGAATGCCTTCACCCGTGGCGAACCCGAGCACGGCGGCGACATCGCCAGCGAGCTGGAGCGTATCGTCACCCTGCATGACCCCTCGACCATCGCTGCCGTCATCGTCGAGCCGGTCGCTGGTTCCACCGGCGTATTGATCCCACCGAAGGGCTATCTGCAGAAGCTGCGCGAAATCTGCACCAAGCACGGCATCCTGCTGATCTTCGACGAAGTCATCACCGGTTTCGGCCGCCTCGGCACCCCCTTCGCCGCGCAATATTACGACGTGAAGCCGGACATGATCACCACAGCCAAGGGTCTGACCAACGGCGTCATCCCGATGGGCGCGGTCTTTGTGACTTCGGAAATTCACGACGCCTTCATGCAGGGACCCGAGCACATGATCGAGTTCTTCCATGGCTACACCTATTCCGGCAACCCGATTGCCTCTGCCGCTGCTCTCGCCACGCTCGATACCTACAAGGAGGAAGGCCTGTTGACGCGTGCTGCCGAGCTTTCGGACTACTGGGCCGATGCGCTGCACTCCCTGAAGGACTGCCCGAACGTCATCGACATCCGAAACACCGGCCTGATCGGCGCCATCGAGCTCGACCCCATCGCCGGCGAACCCACGAAGCGCGCCTTCACTGCCTTCCTCAAGGCCTACGAAAAGGGCCTGCTGATCCGCACCACCGGCGATATCATCGCGCTCTCGCCGCCGCTGATCATCGAGAAGCACCATATCGACGAACTCTTCGGCAAGCTCAGGGATATCTTGCAGAATAATATCTAG
- the choW gene encoding choline ABC transporter permease subunit, which yields MGKDVNWLTDYRIPIGPWAKAVVDWLTSNVTWFFDGLSFVVAHVITALLYVLQAPHPLIVVVVFAAIAYWLRRSIPVTALTLIGLLITINQGYWKETTETLALVLASTFVSMLVGVPLGIAAARRPWLYAFMRPVLDLMQTIPTFVYLVPAMILLGLGMVPGLVATVVFAIPAPIRMTRLGIISTPPSLVEAAESFGATQRQVLRKVELPFATPQIMAGLTQTIMLSLSMVSIAALVGAPGLGVPVLRALNNVNVAKSFDSGACIVILAIILDRMFRAPGEGENS from the coding sequence GTGGGCAAAGACGTGAACTGGTTAACCGATTATCGCATCCCCATCGGTCCATGGGCCAAGGCCGTCGTGGATTGGCTGACGAGCAATGTCACATGGTTTTTCGACGGACTTTCCTTCGTCGTCGCCCATGTGATCACCGCGCTGCTATATGTGCTGCAGGCGCCGCATCCCTTGATCGTCGTCGTCGTTTTTGCGGCCATTGCCTACTGGCTGCGCCGGAGTATTCCTGTCACGGCTCTGACTTTGATCGGTCTGCTGATCACCATCAATCAGGGCTATTGGAAGGAAACGACCGAGACGCTGGCACTGGTGCTGGCCTCGACCTTCGTCAGCATGCTCGTCGGGGTTCCCCTCGGCATCGCTGCGGCCCGCCGCCCTTGGCTCTATGCCTTCATGCGGCCGGTTCTCGATCTGATGCAGACCATCCCAACCTTCGTCTATCTGGTGCCGGCGATGATCCTGCTTGGTCTCGGCATGGTGCCGGGGCTGGTCGCTACCGTCGTCTTCGCCATCCCCGCACCGATCCGCATGACCCGTCTTGGCATCATATCGACACCGCCATCTCTCGTCGAAGCAGCCGAGTCCTTCGGCGCAACGCAGCGGCAGGTGCTGCGCAAGGTCGAGCTCCCCTTCGCGACGCCGCAGATCATGGCCGGCCTGACCCAGACGATCATGCTCTCGCTCTCCATGGTGTCCATCGCTGCGCTCGTCGGCGCGCCTGGCCTCGGCGTGCCGGTGCTGCGCGCCTTGAACAACGTCAACGTTGCCAAGAGCTTCGATTCCGGCGCGTGCATTGTCATCCTGGCAATCATTCTCGACCGCATGTTCCGTGCCCCCGGCGAAGGAGAAAATTCATGA
- a CDS encoding GIN domain-containing protein — MTGKLAFVATTGLIGAVVFLALGIGLSRQDWANARHLWGAMPSTCGSTASTRQQVTLPFAAGDSLAIDLPASVHYQPGDKAETIVSGDPALLDHVRMDGGKLSLDCDPGWLESRLDVSLSGPAITEWKLLGSGDLTLSEINQPRLRLSIRGSGSVAATGATETVGLNISGSGAARLKNLTAKSAQIEVRGSGDVQLTAQSDADVSISGSGNVELFGRPILRRSEIKGSGHIEQVP; from the coding sequence ATGACTGGGAAATTGGCATTCGTCGCGACGACGGGACTAATCGGTGCAGTCGTCTTTCTGGCGTTGGGCATCGGACTTTCCCGACAGGATTGGGCCAACGCAAGACATTTGTGGGGTGCCATGCCGTCCACCTGCGGATCGACCGCATCCACCAGACAGCAGGTTACCCTGCCCTTCGCCGCCGGCGACAGTCTGGCGATCGACCTGCCGGCTTCGGTCCACTACCAGCCGGGGGACAAGGCGGAGACGATCGTGAGCGGCGATCCCGCCCTTCTCGACCACGTGCGGATGGACGGCGGCAAATTGAGTTTGGATTGTGATCCGGGCTGGCTTGAATCCCGGCTCGATGTCAGCTTGTCGGGACCGGCGATAACCGAATGGAAATTACTCGGCAGTGGAGATCTTACCTTGTCGGAGATCAATCAGCCTCGGTTGCGGCTGAGCATCCGCGGCAGCGGCAGCGTTGCCGCGACGGGAGCCACCGAAACGGTCGGCCTGAACATCTCCGGTTCGGGCGCGGCGCGGCTCAAAAACTTGACCGCGAAATCCGCGCAGATTGAAGTTCGTGGCAGTGGCGACGTGCAACTTACTGCGCAGTCGGATGCAGACGTCTCGATTTCCGGAAGCGGAAATGTCGAGCTGTTCGGTCGCCCGATCTTGCGGCGTTCCGAGATCAAAGGCAGTGGCCACATCGAGCAAGTGCCGTAG
- a CDS encoding PadR family transcriptional regulator yields MTDSIQVQLRKGALDLCVLAVLSRGESYGYEIASTLVAAVGMGEGTIYPLMRRMQNDGLVATRIVESSNGPPRKYYRLTPLGRTIFEAHRRDWRSFTGAVDKLLEDLP; encoded by the coding sequence ATGACCGACTCGATCCAAGTCCAATTGCGAAAAGGCGCTCTTGATCTATGCGTCCTAGCCGTGCTGTCGCGAGGCGAAAGCTATGGCTACGAAATCGCCAGCACGTTGGTCGCCGCCGTCGGCATGGGGGAAGGTACGATCTATCCTCTGATGCGGCGGATGCAGAATGACGGCCTCGTCGCCACGCGCATCGTCGAGTCAAGCAACGGGCCGCCCCGCAAATATTATCGGCTCACGCCGTTGGGCCGGACGATTTTCGAAGCTCATCGTCGCGACTGGCGCTCCTTCACGGGCGCAGTCGATAAACTTCTTGAGGATTTGCCATGA
- a CDS encoding IS4 family transposase has translation MFLLERLVETAGQGMRVRKLGGNRAGEIRLSRFLRNDAVDPQAMIDAAALRTASRCADRHILAIQDTTVVRSGGGGGLYLHAMIGVDADDGAIIGAIHGQFLSRDKGKRGTQRARPIEEKESYRWLEGADRAAQVCAAARHITVIADRESDIYEAFTRRPANVDLVIRMAWDRSFGKDQPSLLAMADALPVAASLAFTLPAKPGRKERDAQLAIRFSAVTLPRPKNGIYNNVPDGVRLFLVDVRESAPPPGETPIHWRLLTTYEVSDAGQAAAVIALYRRRWAIEQLFRTLKTQGFDIEALRIEDEVPLSNLVMAAFVAAVIVQQLVHSRDGAPPGGALRPIEDAFEPSDRPLLEAFSAKLEGTTARQKNPHPKGSLAYAAWVCARLGGWTGYYGKPGPIVMLDGWQQFQAAKRGVSLLLSACDYV, from the coding sequence GTGTTCTTGCTGGAGCGCCTTGTTGAGACGGCTGGCCAGGGGATGCGGGTGCGCAAGCTCGGCGGCAATCGGGCTGGAGAGATCCGCTTGAGCCGGTTTTTGCGCAATGATGCGGTTGATCCGCAGGCGATGATCGATGCGGCGGCGTTGCGCACGGCCAGCCGTTGCGCGGATCGGCATATCTTGGCCATTCAGGATACGACGGTGGTGCGCTCCGGCGGCGGTGGCGGTCTTTACCTGCATGCGATGATCGGGGTCGATGCGGATGATGGCGCGATCATCGGCGCGATCCATGGGCAGTTTTTAAGCCGCGACAAAGGCAAGCGCGGCACGCAGCGCGCGCGTCCGATCGAGGAGAAGGAAAGCTATCGCTGGCTGGAGGGCGCCGACCGCGCCGCGCAGGTTTGCGCGGCCGCGCGCCACATCACCGTCATCGCCGACCGCGAAAGCGATATCTACGAGGCCTTCACCCGACGGCCCGCCAATGTCGATCTCGTCATCCGGATGGCTTGGGATCGCAGCTTCGGTAAGGACCAGCCGTCGCTGTTGGCCATGGCGGACGCCTTGCCGGTTGCGGCAAGCCTGGCCTTCACGCTGCCGGCCAAGCCGGGCCGCAAAGAGCGCGACGCGCAGTTGGCGATCCGCTTCAGTGCGGTGACATTGCCGCGCCCGAAGAATGGCATCTACAACAACGTCCCGGATGGTGTGCGCCTCTTTCTGGTGGATGTGCGCGAGAGCGCACCGCCGCCGGGCGAGACGCCGATCCATTGGCGGCTGCTGACAACCTACGAGGTGTCGGATGCAGGCCAGGCGGCGGCGGTCATCGCCCTTTATCGCCGCCGCTGGGCAATCGAGCAATTGTTCCGCACCCTGAAGACGCAGGGCTTTGATATCGAAGCCCTGCGCATCGAGGACGAGGTGCCGCTGAGCAATCTAGTGATGGCCGCCTTCGTCGCGGCCGTGATTGTGCAGCAACTGGTGCATTCGCGCGACGGCGCTCCTCCGGGCGGCGCCTTGCGCCCCATCGAAGACGCCTTCGAGCCGAGCGACCGGCCGCTTCTGGAAGCCTTCAGCGCCAAGCTGGAGGGCACGACCGCCAGACAGAAGAACCCTCATCCCAAAGGCTCGCTGGCCTATGCCGCCTGGGTCTGCGCCCGCCTCGGCGGTTGGACCGGCTACTACGGCAAGCCGGGCCCAATCGTCATGCTCGACGGCTGGCAACAGTTCCAAGCAGCCAAGCGCGGCGTATCCCTTCTCCTCTCCGCTTGCGACTATGTGTGA
- a CDS encoding ArsR/SmtB family transcription factor — MKTRNLAEHSNVAAALLSAMANPKRLMILCSLVKGEVPVGVLANQVGLSQSALSQHLSKLRAQKLVKTRRDAQTIYYSSTSDSVIRVLETLEDIYCEPEKSRSAA, encoded by the coding sequence ATGAAGACAAGAAATTTGGCCGAACACTCCAACGTGGCGGCAGCATTATTATCTGCAATGGCGAACCCGAAGCGCCTCATGATTCTTTGCAGCCTGGTCAAGGGTGAAGTTCCGGTTGGCGTATTGGCCAACCAGGTGGGGCTCAGCCAATCTGCACTTTCCCAGCATCTTTCGAAGCTGCGTGCCCAGAAGCTGGTGAAGACCCGCCGTGACGCCCAAACGATTTACTACTCCAGCACTTCGGACTCGGTCATTCGGGTTCTGGAAACGCTGGAAGACATTTATTGCGAACCGGAAAAAAGTAGATCGGCTGCTTAA
- a CDS encoding GFA family protein, translating to MDRFTGSCLCGNVRIVASGLPYRVGICHCLDCRKHHGALFHASAIFPQDAVTIDGETRDYAGRFFCPRCGSSVFARTADEIEVSLGSLDAPDQLMPTYELWTVRRESWLPPFPLKRRYDRDRDATSRFEE from the coding sequence ATGGATCGTTTTACAGGCAGTTGCCTGTGCGGCAACGTCCGCATTGTGGCGTCGGGACTCCCGTACCGGGTCGGCATTTGCCACTGCCTCGATTGCCGAAAGCATCATGGTGCCCTTTTTCATGCTTCTGCGATCTTCCCTCAGGATGCAGTGACGATCGATGGCGAAACACGCGACTACGCCGGGCGGTTTTTCTGTCCCCGCTGCGGCTCGTCCGTTTTCGCACGTACCGCAGACGAGATCGAAGTGAGCCTAGGATCTCTGGATGCCCCTGACCAGCTGATGCCAACCTATGAACTCTGGACTGTCCGTCGCGAGTCCTGGCTGCCGCCGTTTCCGCTCAAGAGGCGATACGACCGCGACCGTGACGCGACGAGCCGCTTTGAGGAGTAG
- a CDS encoding DUF1700 domain-containing protein, which yields MTRDAFLRTLRLGLAGLPPKEIEDIVDDYSAHFAESDASGRSETEVAAALGDPARIARELRAEAGLRRFEAHWSVSNMLAAALALAGLAIVDIFFLLPLLIVTIFVVLGLAIALLAIGAIGLKIILTTLLFDLGGAVTATLSRVFIGAGLMSCLLGGGALLLLGMGAGIRIFGHYARLHYRLAQSDHDRV from the coding sequence ATGACCAGGGACGCCTTCTTGCGCACGCTGAGACTGGGGCTCGCCGGTCTGCCGCCTAAAGAGATCGAGGATATCGTTGACGACTATTCCGCTCATTTCGCCGAATCCGATGCCTCCGGCCGCAGCGAGACGGAGGTCGCGGCGGCGTTGGGCGACCCGGCCAGGATTGCCCGGGAGTTACGGGCCGAGGCCGGACTACGCCGATTTGAAGCCCACTGGAGCGTCTCGAACATGTTGGCGGCCGCGCTGGCCTTGGCTGGCCTCGCCATTGTCGACATCTTTTTCCTCTTGCCGCTGCTCATTGTCACGATCTTCGTTGTGCTCGGCCTTGCCATCGCGCTACTGGCCATCGGCGCGATAGGCCTCAAGATCATTCTCACCACGCTGCTGTTTGACCTTGGCGGCGCGGTCACGGCGACTTTGAGCCGCGTCTTCATCGGCGCCGGGCTGATGAGTTGCCTTCTCGGCGGTGGCGCCTTGCTGCTGCTGGGGATGGGCGCGGGCATACGCATATTCGGACACTATGCCCGCTTGCATTACCGCCTGGCTCAATCGGACCACGACCGCGTTTGA
- a CDS encoding choline ABC transporter substrate-binding protein, which produces MIKMTFTAFAFASALSALTLGATTVSAAEAASCGTVHFADVGWTDITSTTATASILLKALGYDTDIKVLAVPVTYQSLKNKDIDVFLGNWMPSMAENIKPFAADKSVETVRANLEGAKYTLATNEKGAALGIKDFKDIAAHKDDLDGKIYGIEPGNDGNRLVIDMVDKNTFGLKGFEVVESSEQGMLAQVSRADKEGKPIIFLGWAPHPMNNTYKMTYLTGGDDVFGPNFGGATVYTNVRAGYLQQCPNVGAFVKNLVFSLPMENDIMGKILNDSKDPEVAATEWLKANPTAITPWLAGVTTKDGGDGLAAVKSKLGL; this is translated from the coding sequence ATGATAAAAATGACTTTTACAGCATTTGCTTTCGCTTCAGCTCTCTCCGCGCTGACGCTCGGTGCAACCACCGTTTCCGCCGCTGAAGCGGCAAGCTGTGGCACCGTGCATTTCGCCGATGTGGGCTGGACCGATATTACCTCGACCACGGCGACGGCCTCTATCCTTCTGAAGGCCCTCGGCTACGACACCGACATCAAGGTGCTCGCTGTTCCGGTGACCTATCAGTCGCTGAAGAACAAGGACATCGACGTCTTCCTCGGCAACTGGATGCCCTCCATGGCCGAGAACATCAAGCCGTTTGCCGCAGACAAGTCTGTCGAAACGGTTCGCGCCAACCTGGAAGGTGCCAAGTACACACTGGCGACCAACGAAAAGGGAGCCGCGCTCGGCATCAAGGACTTCAAGGATATCGCCGCCCACAAGGACGATCTCGACGGCAAGATCTACGGCATCGAGCCGGGCAATGACGGCAACCGCCTGGTTATCGACATGGTCGACAAGAACACCTTCGGCCTGAAGGGCTTCGAAGTGGTCGAATCCTCCGAGCAGGGCATGCTCGCGCAGGTTTCGCGCGCCGATAAGGAAGGCAAGCCGATCATCTTCCTCGGCTGGGCCCCGCATCCCATGAACAACACCTACAAGATGACCTACCTTACCGGCGGTGACGACGTCTTCGGACCGAATTTCGGCGGCGCGACCGTCTACACCAACGTCCGGGCAGGCTACCTGCAGCAATGCCCGAATGTCGGCGCCTTCGTCAAAAACCTCGTCTTCTCGCTGCCGATGGAAAACGACATCATGGGCAAGATCCTGAACGACAGCAAGGATCCTGAAGTGGCTGCCACGGAATGGCTCAAAGCCAATCCGACGGCGATCACCCCCTGGCTCGCCGGCGTCACCACCAAAGACGGCGGCGACGGGCTCGCGGCGGTCAAGTCCAAACTCGGCCTGTAA